In Helianthus annuus cultivar XRQ/B chromosome 3, HanXRQr2.0-SUNRISE, whole genome shotgun sequence, a single window of DNA contains:
- the LOC110931859 gene encoding cytochrome P450 CYP72A219, with translation MVAIVGKVVIAIVIALIVRWGWKVLNWTWLKPKKLEKWLREQGYQGNPYRLLIGDIKDLATMMTEAKPKHIQISHDIFSHCLPFDHHIITKYGKKSFTWFGPIPRIYVTDPELIKKILSTPDDFQKPHPEPIRDSIIGGLLVTEGQKWIKHRKIINPAFHLENIKSMFSVICSSCTDMIKKWELLTVGSGLVEIDVWPYIDNLAGDVISRTAFGSCYEEGQRIFRIQKEQIDLMTQRLLTIHLPGGRFIPTRANKKYNENNNTQRILLMGIIDKRKKAIAMGEDTNDDLLGILLKSNTKEIEEDGVGMSMEDVIEECKLFYIAGSETTSNLIVWTMVCLSLDQEWQTKAREEIMQVFGNQEIHFEGLKHLNIVTMILNEVLRLYPPGTMVTRATHKETQLGDMMIPSGVHITIPIMHVHHDPELWGEDATLFKPERFLEGIMGATKGKGSGCFLPFSGGPRVCIGQNFAMIEAKTAIAKILQRFSFEFSPSYKHSPFPSFTLPPQYGVHLILRANGLSP, from the exons ATGGTGGCAATAGTGGGTAAAGTTGTGATCGCCATTGTTATAGCTTTGATAGTAAGGTGGGGTTGGAAAGTACTAAACTGGACATGGTTGAAGCCAAAGAAACTAGAGAAGTGGCTGAGAGAACAAGGGTATCAAGGTAATCCGTACAGGTTATTGATTGGTGACATAAAAGACCTTGCAACAATGATGACAGAAGCTAAACCAAAGCATATTCAAATCTCCCATGATATCTTTTCACATTGTCTTCCTTTTGATCATCACATAATCACCAAATATG GAAAGAAGTCGTTTACGTGGTTTGGGCCAATCCCACGGATTTACGTAACGGATCCAGAACTTATAAAGAAGATTTTATCAACACCCGACGATTTTCAGAAGCCACATCCAGAGCCGATACGAGATAGCATCATAGGTGGACTTCTTGTCACGGAAGGTCAGAAATGGATCAAACATCGTAAAATAATCAACCCGGCGTTTCATCTTGAAAACATCAAG AGTATGTTCTCCGTGATTTGTTCGAGTTGTACCGACATGATCAAGAAATGGGAACTGTTGACTGTCGGAAGTGGTTTAGTGGAAATCGACGTGTGGCCTTATATTGATAACTTAGCTGGAGATGTTATTTCACGAACTGCATTCGGCAGCTGTTATGAGGAAGGACAAAGAATATTCAGAATTCAGAAAGAACAAATCGATCTTATGACGCAACGGTTGCTTACAATTCATCTTCCCGGAGGAAG GTTCATACCAACCAGAGCAAACAAAAAGTATAACGAAAATAACAACACACAACGAATCCTACTAATGGGTATAATTGATAAGAGGAAGAAAGCCATTGCGATGGGAGAAGATACAAACGATGACTTACTTGGGATCTTACTCAAATCCAATACAAAAGAGATCGAAGAAGATGGAGTTGGAATGAGTATGGAAGATGTAATCGAAGAATGCAAACTGTTTTATATCGCTGGCTCAGAAACAACGTCAAATTTGATCGTCTGGACCATGGTTTGTTTGAGTTTAGATCAAGAATGGCAAACAAAAGCTCGAGAAGAGATTATGCAAGTTTTTGGTAATCAAGAAATACATTTTGAAGGACTAAAGCACCTCAACATTGTGACGATGATACTAAATGAGGTTCTTAGACTATACCCACCTGGAACCATGGTTACTCGAGCTACCCATAAGGAGACCCAGCTAGGAGACATGATGATACCATCTGGGGTGCACATAACCATACCTATAATGCATGTTCATCATGACCCTGAACTATGGGGAGAAGATGCAACATTGTTCAAGCCTGAAAGGTTCTTAGAAGGAATCATGGGTGCAACCAAGGGCAAAGGGTCGGGTTGTTTTTTGCCATTTAGTGGTGGTCCAAGGGTTTGCATAGGGCAAAACTTTGCCATGATAGAAGCAAAGACAGCCATAGCTAAGATTCTACAACGGTTCTCATTTGAATTTTCTCCGTCTTATAAACATTCTCCTTTCCCATCGTTCACTCTTCCTCCCCAGTACGGCGTTCATTTAATTTTACGTGCCAATGGCCTCTCGCCCTAG